GCCGTCTGGGCTCCATGCTGGATGTTGATCGTTGCTACTGAAGTTGCTGGTCACATTGGTCTGGCTGCTCCCGTCGGCGTTCATAACGTAGATATCGCTGTACCAGTTGCTGTTGGAAGCGAAGGCAATGTGGCGGCCGTCCGGGCTCCAGTCGGGATCCCAGTCACTGGTTACGTTGTAGGTCAACTGGGTCTGGTTGCTCCCGTCGGCGTCCATCACGAAGATTTCCCAGTCCCCGTCGCGTACGGAGTGGAAGGCGATATGGCCGCCGTCCGGACTCCAGGCGGGATGTCCGTCATCGCTGCCATTGTAGGTCAACTGGGTCTGGTTGCGCCCGTCGCTGTCCATCACGAAGATCTCGGCGTCCCCGTCGCGGTCGGAAGTGAAGGCGATGTGGCTGCCGTCGGGACTCCAGGCGGGAGACCCGTCAATGCAGTCGTTGTAAGTCAACTGGGTCTGGCTGCTCCCGTCGGCGTTCATAACGAAGATTTCGTCGTTTCCGTCGCGGTAGGAGGTGAAGGCGATGCGGCCGGTTAAGTCTCCGTCCCCATCGCCGGTGGGCACTTCCGCGCAGCCGAGGAGCCCCGCCCCGAGCACCAAGGCTAGAATGAGTATCAGTCTCGATACATCCCTCATCGAACCACCTCCAGAGTTAAAAAGAGGTTATCACAATCTAGTGTAAATCACAAAAAATTTCAGCCGGTGTGCACCAAGTAGGTCACGAAACACACGTAGACGGCGAGAAAAACCGCCCGCCGTCCATTGGTTCCGTAGGGGCGGGTCTTTAGACCCGCCCGTTTTTCAAGCCGACCCTCACCCCGGCCCGTGGGCGAATGCCCCTTCCTGGGAGGGAGAGGGAGATAGGGAGACCGCGGCGTCAATCGCCGCCCAGATACGTATCAATGATTTCCTTGAATTCCTCTCTGCTCCGGCCCCCGACGATGACCTTCCGCACCAGCCCCTCGGGGTCCACGATCCACGTGGTGGGGATGCTGTCCGCGGCGTAGTAGACCTGGGCCTTCTCGTTGGTCTGGGTGTAGAGGACGAGGGGGTAATTTATCCCATGCTCTTCGGCGAATTCGGTCAAACCGCCCACCTCGAGATAATCGTCCACGCTGACCCCCACCACGCCGAACGCGCCGCCGTACTCCTCGATGAGGTCCACGAAATTGGGAATCTCTTCCTCGCAGGGCGGGCACCAGGTGGCGAAGACATTGATGAAGAGCACCTTGTCACCCAAATCTCCGGCGAGCTCGTAGGGTTCGCCGCCGAGAGAGGGCGCGGTGAAGAGCGCGGGGGCCTTACCGTAAAAAACCTCGAAGCGGGAGTCCAGGAAGGCGTAGTAGCCCGCCTCAATCCGCGCAGTGATTTCGTCCTGCCGTTTGGCGGGGAGCGAGTCGTAGTACGCGTTCATCTCCGCCTCGGTGGTCCCGTAGGCGGCGAAAATCTCCGCCTCGGTCCGGCCGGTGTACGACACGGTGTAGAGGTCCACCAGGAGTTTCACCGCGTCGTCGTCGGTGAGGGCGAAGGCCGGCGCGAGGCCGAGAATCAAGACTAAAACGATGAGCCGCCGCATTTTTCCTCCAGGTTTTAAGGATTCGACGCTTATACCCCTCACCCTAGCCCGTAGGCGAATGCCTCTCCACAAAGGGGCGAGGAGACATGCGGAGAGGTTCGCTAAACGGCCTCCCGGGCCAGCTCGACGGCCCGCTGGGCCACGGTTTCGATGGGGGTTTCGATGCCGAAAAACTCGATTTTCTCGAACAGCTCGGGGTTTTGCTCCTTCTCCTCGGTGAAGATGCGGACGCCCTCGCGCCACATGTTCCCGGTGAAGCGCAGCGCCATGGGTTTCGACAGGCCGTGCTCCTTCAGAAACATGACCACGCCCCGGGCGAAGTCGTCGCAGCGGGAGACGCCGCCGAAGCGGGCGCCGAAGATGGCCTTGACGTCGGGGTTGTCTTCCAGGAGCTTGAGCATCGCCGCCAGGCGCTCCGGGGTGTGCCCGCCGCCGGAGTCCATGAAGTTGGCCGGCCGGCCGCCGAAGTAGTTGATGAAGTCGTTGCCCATGATGCCGAAGCCGGCCCCGCCGGGGAACATCCCGATGTCGCCGTCCAGGTCCAGGTAGGGGATGCCCAGCTCCCGGGCCTTCTTCTCGCGGGGGGTGAGCTCCCCCTCCTCGTGCCGTCCGCCGCCGGCCAGGGCCTCGAGCCGCGGCTGGCGGAAGAGGGCGTCGTCGTCCACGTTGACGCGGGCGTCGGCCGCGACGATCTTCCCCTCTTGGGTTACGACCAGGGGGTTGATCTCGGCCATCTTGGCGTCCAGGGCGCGGAAGAGCTTTAATAGACGCGTCGTTATCGTGGAAAAGTTCGAGAGGAGCTCCCCCTCCAGGCCGATCTTTTTCCCCAGCGCCACGCCCTGGTGGGGGTAGAAGGGCTCGTCAATCCCCACCGTGAGCCGGTGGATGGCCTCGGGCCGTTCTTCGGCTATGCGCTCGATTTCTACTCCTCCCTCCCGGGAGGCGATGAGGGTGAGGGCGTAGGCGGCGCGGTCCAGTGCGACCCCCAGATAGAGCTCCTCCGCGATGTCCAGGGCGTCCTCGATCAAAAGTCTTCGCACCGGGAAACCGCCGATGGTGAGCCCGAGGCCGTTTCCACGGGTATCCGCGGTCGCGGGCAAAAAGTGGATGCTACCACAGAGCCCCGGTGAAATAAAGACTTACCGGGAGCCGGGCGGATTTGCTGATATAATTAACCCGTACCGCTGAGGGAGGTTTAAGGTGCGTCGAGTTGCTTTTTTCGTCGTGATTCTGTGTCTCGTATCCCTGGGCGGCGAGCTGCGGGTCTTCTCCACCGAGGGCGAGAGAATCGCCCTGGCGCCGGTGGTGGACCTGCGGGGGGACGCGTCCGCCGAGGCCGGTCACGCCGACGGGGTGCTGGAGAAAACCTTCGGCGGGGATATGGACCTGGTCTACAGCGGGACCGTGGCGGATGAGCCCGATTCCGGTGTTTGGGGTCCGGAGCAGCGCACCCGCGGTTTCACCCCCTACCTCGATCCCGCCGCCGATTACGGCGCCCGCGTCGTCCTCTTCGTCTTCATCGAGACCGACGGCGACTGGAGCCTTTACCTGGTCGGGGTGAACGGCAAGATTCTCGAGGAGCGGAGTTTCACGGGCACCTCCGCCGACGTGCTCCCCCTCTTGACCGCCGCCGCCGTCGAGGGCTTCCACCGCCAATTCCCGCCGGTCGTCGAAGAGACGGTCGCTTGGGGGAGGCTCATCGTCCGCTGCGACGGGCGGGGATTCACCGCCGCCGTGGACGGAAATTCCGTGGGGGTCGTTCCCCCCGACGGGCTCGAGCTGCGGCTGACCTCGGGTTCCCACCGCCTCACCCTCTACGACGGCGAGGGTACACCCCTGGAGACGCGCTTCGTGAGCGTCACGACCGAGGGGCTCTCGGTGGTGGAGTTCTAATTATGATACGAGGCGGAGGCGGGGGTGGAGGAGAGCGGTGCCGGGGAGGCCGTCGCCTCCTGCCTCTTGGATGTGCTTTTCGCCGCGTTCTGCCCCCCCGCCGAGGCCGATAATGACGATGACGGAACCTGGAGCCCCGGGAGCGACGATGACGACGACAACGGAGACGTTTGGGGACCGTCCACGGGCGACGACGATGACGACGATGACGATGATGATGACGGGGGTGATGGCGGTGTTTGGGGGCCGAGCCCGTGAGCGGGGTTCGACGTCGGGGGGCGATTCGCCCCCCCTTTTTTAATATTTCTTCCCAGTGAGGGGAGGAAGTGTAACGGGTGTAGTAGAACCCGCCTCCCGATTCTTCCCGTCGGTGCGGCGCATCGTTCGTTCGGTTTCAAGGAGCGAAGGCGCATCTTGTTCACCGCATTGAAGTTGGGAGAATGCAAAACCACGGCCGTCGGCCCGATGAAGGTGGCACGGTGCGTGCGTTAAATAAATGTGAGCTAAAGCGAAATACTTGGGAAATCCGCCTTGTCAGAAAGCTTTTTTTCGGCTAATTTAGTAGGGAATAATGGAACCGGAGGTGCGAAGATGAAAAACGCGATGCTGATGCTCTTCCTACTGGTCGGGGTTGTGTTCGCGAACACCTGGTCCGATCCGGTGGCCATCGTCGCTACCGACGCGGTGGAGTTCGTCGGCGGCCCCAGCAGTAACAGTCAGGTCGTGGACAGCCGCGGAACCCTCCACGTAGTCTTCTTCTCCGACTTCGATGAACCGGGAAACCGCGAAATTTACTACATGAACAACCGGGGCGGAACCTGGTCGGAGCCGCTGCGTCTCAGCTACGGGGAGAACATGTCCCACGTCCCCTCGATTGCGATCGACGCCGCGGGAAACATGACCGTAGTGTGGTACGACTACCGCCTGGGGTATCCGTACGCCGATGTTTTCTGGTGTCGTTACGACGCCGCTGCCGGCACCTGGAGCGAGGATTTACCGCTTGTGGTAACGGTCGGCTCCGGTTCGTTGGTTCCGGTGGTTCTTGCCGAACCCGGAGGGAAGGTTCACCTCGTCTGGAGCGACGGCAGGAACGGGGATTACCTCGACTTCGAGCTCTACTACCGGTCTTACGAAAACGGCCAGTGGTCGGAGGATTACCAGCTCACCAACGCCGGCCGCTTCTTCCGCTGGTTCCCGTGCATGGTCCTGGACGACGCCGGGAATCTTCACCTCTTCTGGGGCGACGAACGAACCGCCAGGAATGACTTTTACATCTACTACAAAAAGCTCAGCCCCGACGGCACCTGGACTGACGAGCTCAACCTCGGGCGGGGAGTCCCGCAGGACACCGTGATTTACAACAACTACTTGTTCCTGTCCCAGATCAACGTCGTGGATGTGGAGTCGGGGATTCCGGATGTGTCCAACCTTTTATTCGATCCCGACACCCCCACCCAGGTCAGATACTCGGTGAAGAATCTCGATGATCCCGAAGACGTCTGGGTCATCCGGGACATGCCGGTCAGTGGTGTGGGTGATTTCTACGTCACACAGCCCGCTCTGGCCACCTGCCGCTCGGGTGTCCGGGTGGTGTGGGGTCAGGGGACCGAGGGCAACATCAGCCTGTACCAGGCCACGGTGGGTCTGAACGGGGAGAGCGCCCCGGAGCTCTTCGGATCGACCACCGGCGACAACATGGGAATATCACTCTCGAGTGGGTTGAAAGGTGATTTGAACCTCGTCTACGTGCACACCACGACGGGTGATGCGGGCTGGGATCTCTATTACCGTCACGACGCCGTGCCCCGGGAGGGCAACATTGACGATCATTCTCCGCCTCGGATCCTCGTAAATTCGATCAACCCCAACCCGGCCAGCGACGGCGCGGTGGTGAGCTTCGATCTTCCCGTGACCGGAAACGTCGAGGTGGCCGTGTACGATACGGCCGGGCGCCGCGTGGGAACCGTTTTCTCGGGCACCCTGACCGCGGGACGGCACGAGCTAGCCGTGGATACCGCGGGGCTCCGTTCCGGGGCGTACTTCGTTCTGGCCACGAGCGGCGGTGTGAGCGCGAGCGCGCCCCTGGTGGTCACTCGGTAACCCGCCGCCCCCTTGCGCACCTCCCGAAGCGGATGGCCCGGACCATCCGCTTTGCCTTCGGGCGCGGCTTCTTCAGCGGCCGACGGTGGGTTTGGGGGCCGACCGACGGAATGTGTATCCGGGTCAGCCCGTTCTTGACTATCGGGGGCTCGGGTGCTAAACTACCGCTCCAAAAGCCGCTCCGAAGAATCCCGCCCCCCTGGGGCGGGGACGATTAAAACCAGCCAAAGACTGCGGGCCCACCAATGAACGTCTTGGTCTTGAACTGCGGTAGCTCTTCGGTAAAGTTTCAGCTACTCGACATCGACACCGAAAAAGTGCTGGCGAAGGGAATCGTCGAGCGGATCGGCGCGGGGCAGGCCCGGTTGAAATACAATACCGCCGGGGGTAAGCTCGAAAAGGAACCGCCCGATGTGAACGACCACGCCGAGGCCATCAAGGTCATCCTGGATCAGCTCACCGACGCCGAGACGGGTGTCCTCGCGTCCATCAAGGAGATAGACGCCGTGGGGCACCGCGTCGTCCACGGCGGGGAAGAGATGACCGAGAGCATGCTCATAGATGATAACGTGCACAAGGTTCTCGAGAAGTGCATCCCCCTGGCTCCATTGCATAACCCGGCCAACATCAACGGAATAGACGCGGCGACCAAGATCCTACCCGACATCCCCCAGGTCGGCGTTTTCGACACCGCATTCCACCAGACCATGCCGCGCACGGCCTATCTTTACGCCGTACCGGCCTGGCTTTATGAGAAATACCGCCTGCGGCGGTACGGTTTCCACGGAACCTCCCACCGCTATGTGAGCGAGCGCTGCGCCGACCTCATGGGTCGCCCTACCGGGGAGCTGAAGATAATCACCTGCCACCTGGGAAACGGGGCTTCCATGGCGGCGGTGCGCGGCGGGAAGAGCGTGGACACCTCGATGGGTTTCAGCCCCCTGGAGGGCCTGGTGATGGGCAGCCGTTGCGGCGACATAGACCCGGCCATCCCGGTCTTTCTGATGAGGAACGAGGGCTTCTCCCCCGACAGGGTGGACTACCTCCTGAACAGTCAGTCGGGCATAATGGGCCTCTCGAGCGACAAGTACATAGACATGCGGGACGTGGAAGGGCAGTACGTAAAAGGTGATCCCCTCTGCCGCGAAATCATGGAGATCTACGCCTACCGCGTCCGGAAGTACATAGGGGCCTACGCGGCCGCCCTGAACGGCGTGGACGCCGTCGTCTTCACCGCGGGAGTCGGTGAGAACTCTTCCATCGTCCGCGCCCTCGTCTGCAAACCGCTCTCGTACTTGGGGCTGGAACTCGACGAACGGCTCAACACCAATACCTTCAAGCCGGGGTCCGGTAAAGAGGGCGTGATTACGACCGAGGGTTCCCGAGTATCCGTCTGGGTCATCCCCACCAACGAAGAGCTTGTGATAGCCCGGGACACTAAAGACATCGTCATGGCCTCCGTGACCGGTTGATTGCGGCTGCGCCGTCGTAGGTAAACGGCTCTGCCGTCGCGGAAAGCCATCTTAGACACGAGGAGCTTGATATGGCCGTGCCGAAGAGAAGGAAATCGCGCTCCAAGAGGGACATGCGCCGGGCCCACTGGGTGAGCAGCATCCTGGTGCCCACCCTGACCGCCTGCCCGAACTGCGGAGAAGCCAAAATCCCGCACCGAATCTGCCCCTCCTGCGGCTATTACAAGGGGCGCCAGATCATCATCCCCGTTAAGCAGGAGGAGTAGAGCCCCTGCCCGGTCCATGAACCGAAGCGGCGGTCCGCAGGTTGATTCGATCCTTGAAGGCGCGGGGCCGGGGCGAGCCGCGCCGCTTGCATATACCTCCAAGGAAAACCCTTGTCGGAGAAGGCTGAAGTCGTCGCGACAGCTTCACCCATCGCCCTGGATGTCATGGGCGGCGACGACGCGCCGGGTGCACAGATAGATGGTGCCGGGCTGGCTTTGCGCGCGGGGATAGGTCCGGTGACCCTCGTCGGTCAAGCCGAGGAGGTCGAGGAGGAGCTGCGACGCCGGAACGTGCCCCCCGGAACCTTTTCCATCGTCCACGCCGCCGAAACCGTGGCCATGGACGAGAGCCCGACATATGCCCTGAAGAGGAAGCGCGACGCCTCAATCGCCGTGGCCACCCGCCTCGTCCGGGACGGGAAAGCCTGCGC
This genomic window from bacterium contains:
- a CDS encoding TlpA disulfide reductase family protein; this translates as MRRLIVLVLILGLAPAFALTDDDAVKLLVDLYTVSYTGRTEAEIFAAYGTTEAEMNAYYDSLPAKRQDEITARIEAGYYAFLDSRFEVFYGKAPALFTAPSLGGEPYELAGDLGDKVLFINVFATWCPPCEEEIPNFVDLIEEYGGAFGVVGVSVDDYLEVGGLTEFAEEHGINYPLVLYTQTNEKAQVYYAADSIPTTWIVDPEGLVRKVIVGGRSREEFKEIIDTYLGGD
- the sucC gene encoding succinate--CoA ligase subunit beta (catalyzes the interconversion of succinyl-CoA and succinate), yielding MRRLLIEDALDIAEELYLGVALDRAAYALTLIASREGGVEIERIAEERPEAIHRLTVGIDEPFYPHQGVALGKKIGLEGELLSNFSTITTRLLKLFRALDAKMAEINPLVVTQEGKIVAADARVNVDDDALFRQPRLEALAGGGRHEEGELTPREKKARELGIPYLDLDGDIGMFPGGAGFGIMGNDFINYFGGRPANFMDSGGGHTPERLAAMLKLLEDNPDVKAIFGARFGGVSRCDDFARGVVMFLKEHGLSKPMALRFTGNMWREGVRIFTEEKEQNPELFEKIEFFGIETPIETVAQRAVELAREAV
- a CDS encoding T9SS type A sorting domain-containing protein, which translates into the protein MKNAMLMLFLLVGVVFANTWSDPVAIVATDAVEFVGGPSSNSQVVDSRGTLHVVFFSDFDEPGNREIYYMNNRGGTWSEPLRLSYGENMSHVPSIAIDAAGNMTVVWYDYRLGYPYADVFWCRYDAAAGTWSEDLPLVVTVGSGSLVPVVLAEPGGKVHLVWSDGRNGDYLDFELYYRSYENGQWSEDYQLTNAGRFFRWFPCMVLDDAGNLHLFWGDERTARNDFYIYYKKLSPDGTWTDELNLGRGVPQDTVIYNNYLFLSQINVVDVESGIPDVSNLLFDPDTPTQVRYSVKNLDDPEDVWVIRDMPVSGVGDFYVTQPALATCRSGVRVVWGQGTEGNISLYQATVGLNGESAPELFGSTTGDNMGISLSSGLKGDLNLVYVHTTTGDAGWDLYYRHDAVPREGNIDDHSPPRILVNSINPNPASDGAVVSFDLPVTGNVEVAVYDTAGRRVGTVFSGTLTAGRHELAVDTAGLRSGAYFVLATSGGVSASAPLVVTR
- a CDS encoding acetate kinase is translated as MNVLVLNCGSSSVKFQLLDIDTEKVLAKGIVERIGAGQARLKYNTAGGKLEKEPPDVNDHAEAIKVILDQLTDAETGVLASIKEIDAVGHRVVHGGEEMTESMLIDDNVHKVLEKCIPLAPLHNPANINGIDAATKILPDIPQVGVFDTAFHQTMPRTAYLYAVPAWLYEKYRLRRYGFHGTSHRYVSERCADLMGRPTGELKIITCHLGNGASMAAVRGGKSVDTSMGFSPLEGLVMGSRCGDIDPAIPVFLMRNEGFSPDRVDYLLNSQSGIMGLSSDKYIDMRDVEGQYVKGDPLCREIMEIYAYRVRKYIGAYAAALNGVDAVVFTAGVGENSSIVRALVCKPLSYLGLELDERLNTNTFKPGSGKEGVITTEGSRVSVWVIPTNEELVIARDTKDIVMASVTG
- the rpmF gene encoding 50S ribosomal protein L32 — its product is MAVPKRRKSRSKRDMRRAHWVSSILVPTLTACPNCGEAKIPHRICPSCGYYKGRQIIIPVKQEE